TATTTATTTCAATTTCAATAAAGCGACTATCAGACCAGAGTCTAACCAAAAATTAGATTTAGCGGCTTCTATCATTAAAGAAAATGGAGGTAACTATCTGCTAACAGGACATACCGACATTAAAGGAAGCGCCGCTTACAACCTAAGATTATCTAAAGAAAGAGCTGCTGCAGTAGTAGGAGCTTTAGAAAGTAGAGGAATTAACGAAAATGTACTGAAATCAAGAGGTGTAGGTTCTGCAGAAGCAACTATTCCTGCATCAGCTTCAGATGCTGAAAGAATGGCAGACAGAAAGGTTACTGTAAGATTTATAGAAACATCAGATTGGGATTCTATCAAAAAGAAAGACTATGAAGATGCTCCAGTAAAAAAAGCTGTGAAAAAAGTGTCAGCTAAGAAAAAGAAAAAATAAGTCTAAAATACCATAAACCGGGAAGAATCCATCTTTTCGGTTTATTTTTTTTCTACTACGGATAATTTTACATATCTTTATCATTATTTTTCAGGGCAAATGGTGCTAAATATATTAAAATCAGCAGATTTGTTTTGAAAAACAACAATACAAAATCACTTTTTTAACGTAAAAAATCATTTAAAATAACTTAACTTAAAAAAATAACACTATGAAATTAAGTTTAGCAATTGTTGCATTTGCCCTGGCAATTCCTTCTGCCACTTATGCACAAGACTCAACGGCAGTTTCAAAAGGAGAGTATCCTAATACATTTTCTTCGGGATCTGCTAATGTTTCCCCATTCACCAATCAATCCAAGAGATTTAACGATTGGGCTATTTCTGCCGGGGTGGGAGTTCCACTTCTTCAATCTGCGGATTTAACTTCAATTAAAAACGGTAATGGTAAAAACCTTTTCGGATATTCAGCTTATGTGAGTATTGATAAAGCAATTACCCATGCTTTTGGTATCAACTTGCAGTATGACAGAGGTGAAACCAGACAGGGATGGTTCAATACTAAGAATGCTGCACCAGATGCTTATGCAGTAGCAGCAAGAACTCAGTATGATGCAATTTCCCTATTAGGAGATATCAACTTCTCTAATTTATTAAGAAGAGTTGACAATCATTCTCCTTACAGATGGGCTCTTCACGGATATGCAGGTATTGGTACTATTGCTTACAGAGCTTATCAGAAAGATATCAATGGACAAAGATTGATGACAGAAGTAAAACCTTTCCAATTAGGTTCAATGTTCATGCAGGCTGGAGCAGGTCTTAAGTTTAAAGTGAACAGAAGAATTGATATTGAAGGTAGATTGATGTATGTAGTAACAGGTGATGATGAGTTTGATGGTGGTGGTGATGCTTACAGCGCTATCAACAGACGTTCTGAGCAGGTTTCTGATAACTTCTTCAACGCTACTTTAGGAGTTTCTTTAAAACTAGGAAAACACGAGTCTCATGTAATGTGGCATGACCCGCTTCAGGAAATCTATTACAAGCTTGATGTATTGGCTAATAAAAACCAGGATATCGAAGTATGTAAAAAAGGAGATGCTGATAACGATGGAGTATGCGACGATTGGGACAGACAGCTTGATACTCCTGCTGGAGCAAGAGTGGATGGTGCCGGAGTTGCTCTTGATACAGACTTAGACGGAGTAATTGACCTTTACGATAAGTGTGTTACAGTTCCTGGACCTGTTGAAAACAACGGATGTCCGGTAGCAACCACAGGACCTGTAGTAGAAACAGAAACTAAATTGGAAGGAATTGAATTTGACTTAAATTCTGATAGAATTTTACCATCAAATACACCTATCCTAAATAATGCTGTAAACTATATTAATTCTTCAAATGGTTCTTACAATGTAATCGGAGCTACTGATACAAGAGGTACTGACGCTTACAACCAAAAACTATCTGAAAGAAGAGCAAACAACGTTAAAAACTATCTGATCAAAAACGGTGTTCAAACAGGTAAACTTCAGGCAATAGGAAAAGGTGAAAAAGACCTTAAATATCCTGAGTGTGAACCAGCTACGAAGTGCCCTGAATGGAAAAACAGAGCCAACAGAAGAGTATACTTCGAAGCTAAATAATAAACTTATTGATATATTATATAAAAGTCACGCTATGCGTGGCTTTTTTTGTCACCATTCTTTCCTTATTTTTACAACATGATTTCTCCGCAGGATTTTCAAAAGCTCAAATACGATACTCTTAAGTATTTCTGGGGTTATACAGACTTCAGAGATTCTCAGGAGGAAATTATTAATGCCGTTATCAATGAAAAAGACACTTTGGTTCTGTTGCCCACAGGAGCAGGAAAATCATTGTGCTACCAATTACCTGCTTTACTCAAAGAAGGAACCTGCCTTGTAGTTTCTCCTTTACTTGCTTTGATGAAAGACCAGGTAAATCAGCTTAAAGCCCGTGGTATAGAGGCAGAATATCTTTCATCTGAACTGGATGAATATGATGCTGAAGCCATTTATGACCGCTGCAAAGAAGGCCTCACCAAACTCCTCTACGTTTCTCCTGAAAGACTTACCAATAAGCAGTTTATTCAGAACATGGAGGAAATTCAGCTGTCTTTTATTGCGGTGGATGAAGCGCACTGTATTTCAGAATGGGGTCAGGATTTCAGACCAAGTTATCAAAATATTAAAGGTTTCAGAAGTAATAATCCTGAGATTCCCTGCCTTGCCCTTACAGCAACCGCAACTCCTAAAGTTTTGGAAGAAATTAAAAATAAACTGGAGCTGAAAAAGCCCTTTATTTTCCAGAAAAGCTTCAAGAGAGATAATATTAAAATATTTACAGATGAAGTTTCTGATAAATTTCAACGTGTTTTTGATATTTTAAAATACAGCAACGACTCCGGAATTGTCTATGTAAGAACCAGAAAAGAGGCTGAACTATTGGCAGAATTTTTGAAAAAAAATCAACTTAAAAATGTGGACTATTTTCATGCTGGTTTAACAACCAAAGAAAAAAATACAAGACAAAATCTATGGAATAACAGTGATAATCACGTTCTTATTTCTACCAATGCTTTCGGAATGGGTATTGACAAAGATAATGTACGGTTTGTCATCCACTATTCACCTGCTGCTTCTCTCGAAAACTACTATCAGGAAATCGGGAGAGCCGGAAGAGATGGAAAAGACAGTTTTGCCTTTATGCTTTGGAATAAACAGGAACTTCTAAACTTTGACCAGGTTTTAAAAAACCAAACGCCTAATAAAGCAGAGTTTTTAAAGATCATCAGCTACCTCTACTCCATTTTTCAGGTAGCAGAATTTGAACTTCCTGAAAAAACATTTCAGTTAAATATTTTAGGCATACAGAATTTCACCAAACTGTCGAAAGCAAAAATTAATAATATTCTTAATTTCCTGCATAACCAGGAAATTATTTACTATAATGAAAACAAAAGCCTGTCTTCTCTCGAACTTTTTATCAAAGCTGATGAGATAGACCAGCTGCCACAAAAAGATGCCCATTTTATAGAGCTTCTATTCCGTACGGTTTCCGGAATTACAACTCATAAAGTAATGTTCAGTGAACAGCAGGTAAGCAATAAAATCAATATCAGTGTTCCTTTAATCAAAGAACGTCTGAAAGAACTGCAGCAAAAGAACTATCTTGAGTATATTGACGGTGCATTATCTAGCATTAAATTTCTGAAGCCCCGTGACGAAAGGGCTGTAAATAATGCTTATTGGAAATTGTTTGAACATATTCAGAGAAATAAAATCCAAAAATGGGAAGAAATGAAGTTCTACTCAGAAAATAACGATTACTGCAAAATGAAGCTTATTTTAGCCTATTTTGGTGAAAAAAATTCAAAAAACTGTGGTCAATGCTCGGTTTGCGAAAAAAACAAACAGTCTATGTTTGGAAAGAACATTTCTCAGCAGATAATTAATTTGTTAGCTAAAAAAGCAGCAACCATTGAAGAACTTTCTATACAGCTTAGTTATCATTCTAAAGAGAACATTTTGGAAAACCTTATTTTCCTTTTAGATTCCGGAAAAGTAAGAATGCTAAACTTCAGAACGTATGAGCTGAATCATTAGTAATTAGTAATGAGCAATAAGTAATAATAAGCATAGAATGAACTTTTAAATTAAAAAGATAAATATACTTATCCTATCTCTAAAACTCACACACTCTCATATCCTCAAATCCTCAAACCCTCCAACCCAAACACTCTTCGACTCTCAGATCAAAAACTTATCTTTGCAGTATGAAATCATTGAAAGTCGTTTTTTTAGGAACTCCTGAGTTTGCAAAAACTTCTTTGGAGGCCATCCATCAATCTCATCATCAAGTGGTTGGTGTAGTAACAGTAGCCGATAAAGCAAGTGGACGTGGTCAGAAAATTCATCAATCACCGGTAAAAATTTATGCTGAAGAAAATAATATCCCTGTTTTTCAACCAGAAAAGCTAAGGAATCCAGAGTTTCTGGAAGAATTAAGAAAACTGGATGCCGATGTTTTTGTGGTGGTAGCTTTCAGAATGATGCCTAAAGTGCTTTTTGAAATGCCTAAAATGGGAACCTTTAATCTTCATGCTTCATTGCTTCCAGATTACAGAGGAGCTGCCCCTATTAACTATGCAGTGATCAACGGAGAGGAAAAATCCGGAGCAACTACTTTCTTTATTAATGAAAAAATTGATGAAGGAAATATTTTACTTCAGCAGGAAATGGAAATTTTACCTGATGAAAATGCTGGAAGTCTTCACGACAGGTTGATGGAAATGGGTTCAAGGCTAGTTGTTAAAACATTAGACGGTCTGGCTGAAAATGCAATTGAAGAAAAACCTCAGCCACAGGTAGAACATCCTAAAAATGCTTATAAAATTTTCAAAGAAGATACTAAAATCAATTGGAAACAGTCATCAAAAACCGTTCATCAGTTTATCCTTGGAATGTCTCCTTATCCTGCTGCTTTCACTACTTTAAACATTGAAAACGAAGAAAAGGGATTAAAAATATTTGGAGGTAAATTTGAAATTTCTGATCATGGAAAACCTGCCGGAACTTTAGATATTTCAAAGAATGAATTTAAGATTTATACTCTAGATGGAATATACTATCCACAGGAACTTCAGCTGGAAGGTAAAAAAAGAATGATGGTCAAAGATTTCCTGAATGGTTTCAGAAACTTCGATGAAATAAAAATGGGGCTGTCTCAAAATTGAGACAGCCTTTTTTGTAGGAAGTTCAGTTAAATCAAGATTCCTTAGAGGATGGCAGAATTATGGCTTATTAAGATCATTTTTTGTTAATATCAATCGATTCTAAATATTTTTTTATACCGTTTTTATTGGGCCAACTGCTCTTTTTAGTGTAACTATATCATCAGTTTTTACAGAATTCTATCTATTTATTAAGACCCAAAAAGGAAATAAAGGAAATAAAGAAAATAAAAAGAAAAGTAAAGAAAACATTTGCTTTGCTTAATTCGTCTATACAACTGATAATTAATACTTTATGTTTCTGAGTGAAATTGAGGGTTTTGATGAGTGCAATCGAGGGGGTGTTTCATTCTCGTGTATTGTTCATGTAGGGTTAATATTGCAAACGTTTTGATGAAGAAATATCCTCAGCTGTACGCTGCTTTTTCTAATCAAATATTCCCTTAACTAACCCTCAAATAAAACACAACATGAAAAAAAACAGACTTAACATTTCTCCAAAAGGTCTATTTCTAAGATGATCGTGTCCGCTTATCATGGACTATTAAAATTTTAAAAATTCTTACAGCGTATTTATTTTAAAATACGTGTTCAGTACATTTTTCAGTTTACAAAAACTTCTGAATGCAATAGCAGATTCAGAACAGGAAGACTATGAATTATAATTACTAAAATATAACAATGATGAAAAAACATTTAATTACATTTTTATCTCTTGTAAGTATCGCTACATTCGGCCAGGTCGGGATTAATACACCTAATCCTAATCTCAAAGCCGGATTACATATTTCCGAACGTATTGACCAAAACAGTGCAAACCCCGATAAGCTTAATGGTTTATTGATTCAAAGGTATACGACCTCGGAAAGAAACAATATCAATCCGGGAGAAAAAGAAAATGGCCTTACAATTTACAATAAGGAAACTAACTGTTACAATGTCTGGAACTGGAATGGTTCCACATCTGTAGGGGCCTGGGCACAGTTCTGTGGAGAAAAGCCCGGGACAGTAATATTTACAGACTGTAACACAATTAAAGTGATAGGAACTTATAATATTGATGAGCCTGTAACAAACCAAAACGTTCATATTGACATTCCTGTGAGGGTAACAGGTTTAGGATCATACAATTATTCCACTACGGTAAACGGAGTAAATTTTGTTGCGCAAGGTACTTTTACAAGTATTGGCCAGCAAACGGTAAGTCTATATCCTACATCTTTGGCAGGAACACCTTCTACGGGTACTTATAATGCAACCATCTCATCAATTGGAAGTTCCAATGTCACTTGTAATGTTTCGATAAACTTTATCAGCAGGGCAACTTCTGTTTTAAAAATTGTAAATATTACAGGAACAAACTATTCCACAGGACTTATTACAGGATGTGGAAGCTATAGCTCCAGCAATGCAGCTGGTAAAATAGGAACATGGCTTACTTCAGGCGCAGCGCAGGCAATTGCTGGTGTAGCAAGTATTCAGATTAAATGTGTAAGCCCTACGAACATTGCCGATCTAAGCGATGAATTAAAGACGGCATCCATTGTTTATTTAAATGGCCGTACAAGTGCAGAATCAAACAGTGGAACTATTGCAGTATTAAATGACTGGTACAAAGCCGGAAACGGAATTGTAATTGATCAGGGAGATGAGCTTACCGAAACTCAGTTTGCACAGGGATTAGGGTTTTATATTGAATCAGGAACCACAAGTACAATTTCTGTTACAGCAAGCGCTTTACCACACGTTCTTGTTTCGCCGGACGGGTATACGCTTCCGGCAGTAACACCTACTACAATAGCTACCCAGGGTGCCAATGCGGCCTTTGTAACATCTACAAACGGGATTGTTTTTGGTTCCAATTCTTCTTCAGGTGTTATCAGAAGATATTTATATGCCGACATTACAAATAATCAGGGCATAGGAAATGATAAGGGAGCATTCATTTTTGGAGATAAAAGTGGGGCCAATACAGATTCCAATACATTCGATTTATGGAAAAATATTTTTGCATGGGCCATCCACAATGCACCGATCCATTAATATTCTGAAAAATATAAACCGTCACAAAAAGGCGGTTTTTTTTAATAACTAAAATGTAAATATGAAATTTAAAGTATTTTTACTTTTTCTGGGTTCTCCTGCATGGGTATTTTCACAGAGCCTGCTTCAAATGGAAGTTTCAACACAAAATAATGATGTTGAAGTCATCCAAAATAATACCGTGAGTTTCAGCAGTTCAGATTTAGAGCTTGCAGGAAAAGACGGAGCGAATCTTCAGGAAACTTTTTTACGCTTTGATGGTGTCTCCTTACCGGCAGATGCTGTTATTAACAATGTTTATCTTGTTTTTTACGGGGATGAACCAAGTACATCTTCCGCAACAATGAAGATTACCGGAGAAATAGGAAGCTCACTTCCTTATCCTACATCTACTGCAGCATCTACAGGTTTAAATTTAAAATCCAGAAACTATTCCACAGGTTTTGCAGAA
The nucleotide sequence above comes from Chryseobacterium sp. 7. Encoded proteins:
- the fmt gene encoding methionyl-tRNA formyltransferase, with product MKSLKVVFLGTPEFAKTSLEAIHQSHHQVVGVVTVADKASGRGQKIHQSPVKIYAEENNIPVFQPEKLRNPEFLEELRKLDADVFVVVAFRMMPKVLFEMPKMGTFNLHASLLPDYRGAAPINYAVINGEEKSGATTFFINEKIDEGNILLQQEMEILPDENAGSLHDRLMEMGSRLVVKTLDGLAENAIEEKPQPQVEHPKNAYKIFKEDTKINWKQSSKTVHQFILGMSPYPAAFTTLNIENEEKGLKIFGGKFEISDHGKPAGTLDISKNEFKIYTLDGIYYPQELQLEGKKRMMVKDFLNGFRNFDEIKMGLSQN
- a CDS encoding OmpA family protein, translated to MKLSLAIVAFALAIPSATYAQDSTAVSKGEYPNTFSSGSANVSPFTNQSKRFNDWAISAGVGVPLLQSADLTSIKNGNGKNLFGYSAYVSIDKAITHAFGINLQYDRGETRQGWFNTKNAAPDAYAVAARTQYDAISLLGDINFSNLLRRVDNHSPYRWALHGYAGIGTIAYRAYQKDINGQRLMTEVKPFQLGSMFMQAGAGLKFKVNRRIDIEGRLMYVVTGDDEFDGGGDAYSAINRRSEQVSDNFFNATLGVSLKLGKHESHVMWHDPLQEIYYKLDVLANKNQDIEVCKKGDADNDGVCDDWDRQLDTPAGARVDGAGVALDTDLDGVIDLYDKCVTVPGPVENNGCPVATTGPVVETETKLEGIEFDLNSDRILPSNTPILNNAVNYINSSNGSYNVIGATDTRGTDAYNQKLSERRANNVKNYLIKNGVQTGKLQAIGKGEKDLKYPECEPATKCPEWKNRANRRVYFEAK
- a CDS encoding ATP-dependent DNA helicase RecQ — encoded protein: MISPQDFQKLKYDTLKYFWGYTDFRDSQEEIINAVINEKDTLVLLPTGAGKSLCYQLPALLKEGTCLVVSPLLALMKDQVNQLKARGIEAEYLSSELDEYDAEAIYDRCKEGLTKLLYVSPERLTNKQFIQNMEEIQLSFIAVDEAHCISEWGQDFRPSYQNIKGFRSNNPEIPCLALTATATPKVLEEIKNKLELKKPFIFQKSFKRDNIKIFTDEVSDKFQRVFDILKYSNDSGIVYVRTRKEAELLAEFLKKNQLKNVDYFHAGLTTKEKNTRQNLWNNSDNHVLISTNAFGMGIDKDNVRFVIHYSPAASLENYYQEIGRAGRDGKDSFAFMLWNKQELLNFDQVLKNQTPNKAEFLKIISYLYSIFQVAEFELPEKTFQLNILGIQNFTKLSKAKINNILNFLHNQEIIYYNENKSLSSLELFIKADEIDQLPQKDAHFIELLFRTVSGITTHKVMFSEQQVSNKINISVPLIKERLKELQQKNYLEYIDGALSSIKFLKPRDERAVNNAYWKLFEHIQRNKIQKWEEMKFYSENNDYCKMKLILAYFGEKNSKNCGQCSVCEKNKQSMFGKNISQQIINLLAKKAATIEELSIQLSYHSKENILENLIFLLDSGKVRMLNFRTYELNH